One window of the Lynx canadensis isolate LIC74 chromosome D3, mLynCan4.pri.v2, whole genome shotgun sequence genome contains the following:
- the GUCD1 gene encoding protein GUCD1 isoform X2, giving the protein MRTEAEAAGPPLEPGDFVQLPVPIIQQLYHWDCGLACSKMVLRYLGQLDDNEFESALQELRLTRSIWTIDLAYLMRHFGVRHRFCTQTLGVDKGYKNQSFYRKHFDTEETRVNQLFAQAKACKVLVEKCTVSVQDIQEHLAQGHVAIVLVNSGVLHCDLCSSPVKYCCFAPSGHRCFCRTPDYQGHFIVLRGYNRATGCIFYNNPAYADRMCSTSISNFEEARTSYGTDEDILFVYLDS; this is encoded by the exons GAGACTTTGTGCAGCTGCCCGTGCCCATCATCCAGCAGCTCTACCACTGGGACTGCGGCCTGGCCTGCTCCAAAATGGTGCTGCG GTACCTGGGCCAGCTGGACGACAATGAGTTTGAGAGTGCCCTGCAGGAGCTGCGACTAACCAGGAGCATCTGGACCATTGACCTGGCTTACCTAATGCGCCACTTTGGCGTGAGGCACCGTTTCTGCACACAGACCCTGGGCGTTGACAAGGGCTACAAGAACCAG TCCTTCTACAGAAAGCACTTTGACACAGAGGAGACCCGGGTGAACCAGCTGTTTGCACAAGCCAAGGCCTGCAAGGTGCTGGTGGAAAAATG CACAGTGAGCGTGCAGGATATCCAGGAGCACCTGGCACAGGGCCACGTGGCCATTGTGCTGGTGAACTCTGGGGTGTTGCACTGCGACCTCTGCTCCAGTCCTGTGAAGTACTGCTGCTTCGCCCCCAGCGGCCACCGCTGCTTCTGCCGGACCCCTGACTACCAGGGCCACTTCATTGTTCTGCGTGGCTACAACCGGGCCACTGGCTGCATCTTCTACAACAACCCAGCCTATGCTGACC GAATGTGCAGCACCAGCATCAGTAACTTCGAGGAGGCCAGAACCAGTTATGGCACAGATGAGGACATCCTCTTTGTCTACTTGGACAGCTGA
- the GUCD1 gene encoding protein GUCD1 isoform X3 gives MRTEAEAAGPPLEPGDFVQLPVPIIQQLYHWDCGLACSKMVLRYLGQLDDNEFESALQELRLTRSIWTIDLAYLMRHFGVRHRFCTQTLGVDKGYKNQSFYRKHFDTEETRVNQLFAQAKACKVLVEKCTVSVQDIQEHLAQGHVAIVLVNSGVLHCDLCSSPVKYCCFAPSGHRCFCRTPDYQGHFIVLRGYNRATGCIFYNNPAYADRSENELMKPEIGKEGFLGTEDEWQRVARRVSHAGMCSTSISNFEEARTSYGTDEDILFVYLDS, from the exons GAGACTTTGTGCAGCTGCCCGTGCCCATCATCCAGCAGCTCTACCACTGGGACTGCGGCCTGGCCTGCTCCAAAATGGTGCTGCG GTACCTGGGCCAGCTGGACGACAATGAGTTTGAGAGTGCCCTGCAGGAGCTGCGACTAACCAGGAGCATCTGGACCATTGACCTGGCTTACCTAATGCGCCACTTTGGCGTGAGGCACCGTTTCTGCACACAGACCCTGGGCGTTGACAAGGGCTACAAGAACCAG TCCTTCTACAGAAAGCACTTTGACACAGAGGAGACCCGGGTGAACCAGCTGTTTGCACAAGCCAAGGCCTGCAAGGTGCTGGTGGAAAAATG CACAGTGAGCGTGCAGGATATCCAGGAGCACCTGGCACAGGGCCACGTGGCCATTGTGCTGGTGAACTCTGGGGTGTTGCACTGCGACCTCTGCTCCAGTCCTGTGAAGTACTGCTGCTTCGCCCCCAGCGGCCACCGCTGCTTCTGCCGGACCCCTGACTACCAGGGCCACTTCATTGTTCTGCGTGGCTACAACCGGGCCACTGGCTGCATCTTCTACAACAACCCAGCCTATGCTGACC ggtcagagaatgAGCTCATGAAGCCTGAAATaggcaaggaaggcttcctggggacGGAAGACGAGTGGCAAAGGGTGGCCAGACGAGTGAGCCATG CAGGAATGTGCAGCACCAGCATCAGTAACTTCGAGGAGGCCAGAACCAGTTATGGCACAGATGAGGACATCCTCTTTGTCTACTTGGACAGCTGA
- the GUCD1 gene encoding protein GUCD1 isoform X1: MRTEAEAAGPPLEPGDFVQLPVPIIQQLYHWDCGLACSKMVLRYLGQLDDNEFESALQELRLTRSIWTIDLAYLMRHFGVRHRFCTQTLGVDKGYKNQSFYRKHFDTEETRVNQLFAQAKACKVLVEKCTVSVQDIQEHLAQGHVAIVLVNSGVLHCDLCSSPVKYCCFAPSGHRCFCRTPDYQGHFIVLRGYNRATGCIFYNNPAYADPGMCSTSISNFEEARTSYGTDEDILFVYLDS; the protein is encoded by the exons GAGACTTTGTGCAGCTGCCCGTGCCCATCATCCAGCAGCTCTACCACTGGGACTGCGGCCTGGCCTGCTCCAAAATGGTGCTGCG GTACCTGGGCCAGCTGGACGACAATGAGTTTGAGAGTGCCCTGCAGGAGCTGCGACTAACCAGGAGCATCTGGACCATTGACCTGGCTTACCTAATGCGCCACTTTGGCGTGAGGCACCGTTTCTGCACACAGACCCTGGGCGTTGACAAGGGCTACAAGAACCAG TCCTTCTACAGAAAGCACTTTGACACAGAGGAGACCCGGGTGAACCAGCTGTTTGCACAAGCCAAGGCCTGCAAGGTGCTGGTGGAAAAATG CACAGTGAGCGTGCAGGATATCCAGGAGCACCTGGCACAGGGCCACGTGGCCATTGTGCTGGTGAACTCTGGGGTGTTGCACTGCGACCTCTGCTCCAGTCCTGTGAAGTACTGCTGCTTCGCCCCCAGCGGCCACCGCTGCTTCTGCCGGACCCCTGACTACCAGGGCCACTTCATTGTTCTGCGTGGCTACAACCGGGCCACTGGCTGCATCTTCTACAACAACCCAGCCTATGCTGACC CAGGAATGTGCAGCACCAGCATCAGTAACTTCGAGGAGGCCAGAACCAGTTATGGCACAGATGAGGACATCCTCTTTGTCTACTTGGACAGCTGA